A single genomic interval of Saccharothrix saharensis harbors:
- a CDS encoding WXG100 family type VII secretion target, with amino-acid sequence MSTDKTTTQLLAELSEVSTAVRESRWSTGPLAALPAPADFGALISSPNPLAGLSSSGVGMLTPHVSFLAKPLDQFRGDSGAVSTPAQGMATAATDLRALADTLRQTGTTETSGWTGEAADEHRATSAQFAEGVTAISEAAKTISGAISGAGEEVVKALAEIVRLIGEAVGEMVPVMADGIARAPLTMGASIPEAIAKCVAIANECGAEIAKVMANLLANAANLMKLVTMVLTIVDAVVQLLRKLAELARGSGGDTPATGGTSPESPESGEGAATDDDRPAATDDPATDSTPASAEAGQEATSTRTDPTGTTTGTTGDRDRAAPLPAGTTTAVGAPSSLTTPSSSPGSPTTSTSSLGTTGAPPLGGVAPMAAWSGTGTSGARSSNRLAAGGSTAVGAPKETSADRPTAATGGGTPSTGGSAMPMSMPLAGRGQGADDAEHQRRYEISDDDSFTAEEQPALLDSGVITSIAGEEPGEPAP; translated from the coding sequence ATGAGCACCGACAAGACGACCACCCAGCTGCTGGCCGAGCTCTCCGAGGTGTCCACCGCGGTGCGCGAGTCGCGGTGGTCCACCGGCCCGTTGGCCGCTCTGCCCGCACCGGCGGACTTCGGCGCGCTGATCTCGTCGCCGAACCCGCTGGCCGGGTTGAGCAGCTCGGGCGTGGGCATGCTGACCCCGCACGTGTCGTTCCTGGCCAAACCGCTCGACCAGTTCCGCGGCGACTCGGGCGCGGTCAGCACGCCGGCGCAGGGCATGGCGACCGCGGCCACGGACCTCCGCGCGCTCGCCGACACCCTCCGCCAGACCGGCACCACCGAGACCAGCGGGTGGACCGGCGAGGCCGCGGACGAGCACCGGGCCACCAGCGCCCAGTTCGCCGAGGGCGTCACGGCGATCTCCGAGGCGGCGAAGACGATCTCCGGCGCGATCTCCGGCGCGGGCGAGGAGGTGGTCAAGGCGCTCGCCGAGATCGTCCGGCTCATCGGTGAGGCGGTCGGCGAGATGGTCCCGGTGATGGCGGACGGCATCGCCCGCGCCCCGCTGACGATGGGCGCGAGCATCCCCGAGGCGATCGCGAAGTGCGTCGCCATCGCCAACGAGTGCGGCGCGGAGATCGCGAAGGTCATGGCCAACCTGCTGGCCAACGCCGCGAACCTGATGAAGCTCGTCACCATGGTGCTGACGATCGTGGACGCGGTCGTCCAGCTCCTGCGGAAGCTGGCCGAGCTCGCCCGGGGCAGCGGCGGCGACACACCGGCCACCGGCGGCACCTCGCCGGAATCGCCGGAATCCGGCGAGGGGGCGGCCACCGACGACGACCGGCCCGCCGCCACCGACGACCCCGCCACCGACAGCACCCCCGCGTCCGCCGAAGCCGGCCAGGAGGCGACCTCCACCCGGACCGACCCGACCGGCACGACCACCGGCACGACCGGCGACCGGGACCGGGCCGCTCCGCTCCCGGCCGGCACCACGACCGCCGTCGGCGCGCCGTCCTCGCTCACGACGCCGAGCTCCAGCCCGGGTTCGCCGACCACGAGCACGTCCTCCCTCGGCACCACGGGTGCGCCACCGCTCGGCGGCGTGGCCCCGATGGCCGCCTGGTCGGGCACCGGCACGTCCGGTGCCCGCTCGTCGAACCGCCTGGCCGCCGGCGGCTCCACCGCGGTGGGCGCGCCGAAGGAGACGAGCGCGGACCGACCGACCGCCGCCACCGGCGGCGGCACGCCGTCGACCGGTGGGTCGGCCATGCCGATGTCCATGCCGCTCGCCGGCCGGGGCCAGGGCGCCGACGACGCCGAGCACCAGCGGCGCTACGAGATCAGCGACGACGATTCGTTCACCGCCGAGGAGCAGCCCGCCCTGCTCGACTCCGGGGTCATCACCTCGATCGCCGGCGAGGAACCGGGAGAGCCGGCCCCGTGA
- a CDS encoding YbaB/EbfC family nucleoid-associated protein: MSSAEQWLADYQRELAGAVDGATRANARLRQVGGHAIAPRGEVEAWVGVSGALERLRLTAQARALEPDVLADLVVATAKAAQRSAAGQITEIMTDFVGPGAALDLVEAHLPAETADTGGRRPRRSAADEDDYFENPEVRGE, from the coding sequence GTGAGCAGCGCAGAGCAGTGGCTGGCCGACTACCAACGGGAGTTGGCCGGCGCGGTGGACGGCGCGACGCGGGCGAACGCCCGGCTGCGCCAGGTCGGCGGGCACGCCATCGCGCCACGCGGCGAGGTCGAGGCGTGGGTCGGGGTGAGCGGCGCGCTGGAGCGGTTGCGGCTGACCGCGCAGGCCCGCGCGCTCGAACCCGACGTGCTGGCCGACCTGGTCGTGGCGACCGCCAAGGCGGCACAGCGGTCGGCGGCCGGGCAGATCACCGAGATCATGACCGACTTCGTCGGCCCGGGCGCGGCGCTCGACCTGGTCGAGGCGCACCTGCCTGCCGAGACCGCGGACACCGGCGGCCGGCGGCCCCGGCGGTCCGCCGCGGACGAGGACGACTACTTCGAGAACCCGGAGGTACGAGGCGAATGA
- a CDS encoding type VII secretion target has protein sequence MSGFDVDVEQLRWHATTVAGIADQLSGVSGRAPDRVADGALGSFARFLTAGLSGAVGQVNAAIGDVSAAVDTMSVGIRRSADGYQRTDGNSADHLVREYHR, from the coding sequence ATGAGTGGTTTCGACGTCGACGTCGAGCAGCTGCGGTGGCACGCCACCACGGTCGCCGGCATCGCCGACCAGCTTTCCGGGGTGTCCGGTCGGGCGCCCGACCGCGTGGCCGACGGCGCGCTCGGCTCGTTCGCCCGGTTCCTGACCGCCGGGTTGTCCGGCGCGGTCGGGCAGGTCAACGCCGCGATCGGCGACGTGTCCGCCGCGGTGGACACGATGAGCGTCGGGATCCGCCGCTCCGCCGACGGCTACCAGCGCACCGACGGGAACTCCGCCGACCACCTCGTCCGGGAGTACCACCGATGA